A single Oncorhynchus mykiss isolate Arlee chromosome 22, USDA_OmykA_1.1, whole genome shotgun sequence DNA region contains:
- the LOC110501563 gene encoding uncharacterized protein LOC110501563 gives MEVMGMGTIMGTDLMAMIMVTGTDIMAMIMVTGIVEVTVMEGTVMEDTEGTVAEGMVMVMGTVMGMVMVMVMGTVMDAGTGTSMGIGMGVVTRKGSRVMGVQAAPAAVTPTRACSQRDMTYPLISRKRPGSLSPVLYYSPRTNP, from the exons ATGGAGGTCATGGGCATGGGCACGATCATGGGCACGGACCTCATGGCCATGATCATGGTCACGGGCACGGACATCATGGCCATGATCATGGTCACGGGCATCGTGGAGGTCACGGTCATGGAGGGCACGGTCATGGAGGACACGGAGGGCACGGTCGCGGAGGGCATGGTCATGGTCATGGGCACGGTCATGGGCATGGTCATGGTCATGGTCATGGGCACGGTCATGGATGCAGGCACAGGCACAAGCATGGGCATTGGCATGGGGGTTGTCACAAGAAAGGGAAGCAGAGTCATGGG AGTTCAAGCAGCTCCTGCAGCAGTGACTCCGACTAGAGCCTGCAGTCAGAGGGACATGACTTATCCTCTTATCAGCCGTAAGAGACCTGGATCTCTCTCCCCAGTTCTTTACTATAGCCCCAGAACCAATCCCTAA